In a single window of the candidate division WWE3 bacterium genome:
- a CDS encoding DUF5659 domain-containing protein produces the protein MKDANRFTTKDLHLSAFLVVSFLKVIEIVPDNLSGESWFIFEDCDKCNALEKNYWSQIAQVEPIAYINAIKTLKQRILRYNASPSIRGGLRKRTTTGQRRSKLGINL, from the coding sequence ATGAAAGATGCAAACAGATTTACAACAAAAGACCTCCATCTCTCCGCATTTTTAGTCGTATCCTTTTTAAAAGTTATAGAGATTGTCCCCGATAATTTATCGGGTGAGTCTTGGTTTATATTTGAAGATTGCGATAAATGCAACGCTTTGGAGAAGAACTACTGGAGTCAGATAGCACAAGTTGAGCCAATCGCATACATAAATGCAATTAAGACATTAAAGCAACGGATACTGCGTTACAACGCTAGTCCGAGCATTCGGGGGGGTCTGAGGAAACGAACGACGACGGGGCAACGGCGAAGCAAACTGGGAATTAATTTATAA
- a CDS encoding DUF488 domain-containing protein: MNSISTIGHSNYSLTFFVEALVKYDIEVLIDVRSIPYSKRNPQFNRESLAAVLPNHKITYLFRGHNLGGLYENVNFIETIDELLKLSEDRKVVLMCSEGDYHKCHRYLILTPALEAKGVKVKHITP; this comes from the coding sequence ATGAATTCGATAAGCACGATAGGACACTCTAACTATAGTCTTACGTTTTTCGTTGAAGCGCTTGTAAAATACGATATTGAGGTGCTTATAGACGTACGTTCTATTCCTTACTCCAAAAGAAACCCTCAGTTTAATCGAGAGAGTTTGGCTGCAGTGCTTCCCAATCATAAAATTACATATCTCTTTAGAGGCCACAATTTAGGTGGACTATATGAGAACGTTAATTTTATTGAAACAATTGATGAATTGCTTAAACTTTCCGAAGACAGAAAGGTTGTTCTGATGTGCAGTGAAGGCGACTACCACAAGTGCCACAGGTACCTGATTTTAACTCCAGCACTAGAAGCCAAAGGAGTAAAAGTCAAACACATTACACCGTAA